In Syntrophotaleaceae bacterium, a genomic segment contains:
- a CDS encoding PhnD/SsuA/transferrin family substrate-binding protein, with the protein MRHFFPLDKLLWCLAGMILLLAACVPALGEDGPALRPARLKVGFIESTFLGINHRDAEAAFKTFARTIGRTEGYDVEVEVVLFKSARELDALQAEERPELIILETWNYLDLKNPGWLKPVCVTADREQVAKRFLLLTGNPDLNSLADLRGKSLNLFMIANAELGHHWLQALLRERKLGTVADFFGRVELHTEPMRAILPVFFQSRDAVVIDSAKLELMAELNPQLNRLKVINSSQPLVNGVLCVKRSGWSSAVFQDAMLKVLPDLHRSPAGQQILHLFRLNRLVPFEDHFLDEVRKLRHRTVSRQNSPGKAFPGGNI; encoded by the coding sequence TGTGCCGGCCCTGGGAGAAGACGGGCCGGCCCTGAGACCGGCGAGGCTTAAGGTCGGCTTTATCGAGAGCACTTTTCTCGGCATCAACCACCGGGATGCGGAAGCCGCCTTCAAAACCTTTGCCCGCACTATCGGGCGGACGGAAGGGTACGATGTCGAGGTCGAGGTCGTGTTGTTCAAGAGCGCCCGGGAACTTGACGCCCTGCAGGCCGAGGAAAGGCCGGAACTGATCATTTTGGAAACCTGGAATTATCTGGATCTGAAGAATCCCGGCTGGCTGAAGCCGGTTTGCGTGACTGCCGACCGGGAGCAGGTGGCCAAGCGATTTCTGCTGCTGACCGGCAATCCTGATCTGAATAGCCTGGCCGACCTGCGAGGAAAATCCCTGAACCTTTTCATGATTGCCAATGCCGAACTTGGTCATCATTGGTTGCAGGCCCTGCTGCGGGAACGGAAGCTGGGGACGGTGGCGGATTTTTTCGGCAGGGTGGAATTGCACACGGAACCGATGCGGGCCATTCTTCCGGTGTTTTTCCAGAGCAGGGATGCGGTGGTGATCGATTCCGCGAAACTGGAACTGATGGCCGAACTCAACCCTCAGCTGAATCGACTGAAAGTCATAAACTCATCCCAGCCCCTTGTCAACGGAGTGCTCTGTGTCAAGCGATCCGGCTGGTCCTCCGCTGTTTTTCAGGACGCCATGCTCAAGGTCTTGCCGGATCTGCATCGATCTCCAGCGGGACAGCAGATTCTCCATCTTTTCAGGCTTAATCGTCTGGTTCCCTTTGAAGATCATTTCCTCGATGAGGTGCGCAAGCTCCGGCACAGGACTGTGTCAAGGCAAAATTCTCCTGGAAAAGCTTTTCCGGGCGGCAATATCTGA